One Oceanotoga teriensis DNA segment encodes these proteins:
- a CDS encoding flavocytochrome c, translating into MKIFKQVVVFLLLTFLMISLVSCKDSKDSNVFTGEGKGKNGTIKVEVTIENNEIKKIDVVENHESEFTKDVFTKVINSIVAQNNPDIDVLSGATWTSEGIITAVKNAVDKSGIKLTPKVVADDAKFEDVTTDIVVVGAGGAGLSASIAAKNSGVNVILVEKTAVVGGNTNYATGGLNAAETKVQKEKGIEDSVELFVEDTMKGGKYLNNEELVKVLAEKSAETVDWLIEMGADLTDVGRLGGASVDRAHRPTGGAAVGSNVAKALEKKAREVGVDIRVDNKAVELLKNDDRITGIKVRDSKGHEYSINAKVVILTTGGFGANQDLVVKYKPELKGFGTTNQPGATGDAIGLGESVNADFVDLEQIQIHPTASSVNGELITEAVRGNGAILVNINGERFINELQTRDVVSAAELKQPEERVYLVFDQNVRDSLKAIEKYSKAGLLIESETLEELAKKINVNEENLVKTVAKYNGFVSNKNDVDFGRTSMTTELNKAPYYALGVWPAVHHTMGGIKINTNAQVIDKDGNIIKGLYAAGEVTGGVHGANRLGGNAMADITIFGRIAGLNAAKEVK; encoded by the coding sequence ATGAAGATTTTTAAGCAGGTAGTTGTATTTTTATTATTAACTTTTTTAATGATTTCATTAGTTTCATGTAAAGACTCAAAAGATTCAAATGTATTTACAGGTGAAGGAAAAGGTAAAAATGGTACTATAAAGGTTGAAGTTACTATTGAAAATAACGAAATAAAAAAGATCGATGTAGTTGAAAATCATGAATCTGAATTTACAAAAGATGTATTTACAAAAGTTATTAATTCTATAGTTGCTCAAAACAACCCAGATATAGATGTATTATCAGGTGCAACATGGACTTCAGAAGGAATAATAACAGCAGTAAAAAATGCTGTAGATAAATCAGGCATAAAATTAACACCTAAAGTAGTTGCAGATGATGCTAAATTTGAAGATGTAACAACAGATATTGTAGTAGTTGGTGCAGGTGGAGCTGGATTATCTGCTTCTATAGCTGCAAAAAATTCTGGTGTCAATGTTATATTAGTAGAAAAAACAGCTGTTGTAGGTGGAAACACAAATTATGCAACAGGTGGATTAAATGCTGCAGAAACAAAAGTTCAAAAAGAAAAAGGTATAGAAGATAGTGTAGAACTTTTTGTTGAAGATACTATGAAAGGTGGAAAATACCTTAACAATGAAGAATTAGTAAAAGTATTGGCAGAAAAATCGGCAGAAACTGTAGATTGGTTAATAGAAATGGGTGCTGATTTGACAGATGTAGGAAGACTTGGTGGTGCAAGTGTTGATAGAGCACATAGACCTACAGGTGGAGCTGCAGTAGGATCAAATGTTGCAAAAGCATTAGAAAAAAAAGCAAGAGAAGTTGGAGTAGATATAAGAGTAGATAATAAAGCGGTAGAATTATTAAAAAATGATGATAGAATCACTGGTATAAAAGTTAGAGATTCAAAAGGTCATGAATATAGTATAAATGCTAAAGTTGTTATATTGACAACAGGTGGTTTTGGTGCAAATCAAGATTTAGTTGTTAAATATAAACCAGAATTAAAAGGATTTGGTACAACTAATCAACCAGGTGCAACAGGAGATGCAATTGGTTTAGGCGAATCTGTAAATGCAGATTTTGTTGATTTAGAACAAATTCAAATCCATCCTACAGCATCAAGTGTTAATGGAGAACTCATAACAGAAGCAGTAAGAGGTAATGGAGCAATATTAGTTAATATAAATGGTGAAAGATTCATAAATGAATTACAGACAAGAGATGTAGTATCAGCTGCTGAATTAAAACAACCAGAAGAAAGAGTTTATCTTGTATTTGACCAAAATGTAAGAGATAGCTTAAAAGCTATTGAAAAATATTCAAAAGCAGGATTATTAATAGAAAGTGAAACATTAGAAGAATTGGCAAAAAAAATAAATGTTAATGAAGAAAATCTTGTAAAAACAGTTGCAAAATATAATGGATTTGTTTCAAATAAAAATGATGTTGATTTTGGTAGAACATCTATGACAACAGAATTAAATAAAGCACCTTATTATGCTTTAGGTGTATGGCCAGCAGTTCACCATACAATGGGTGGAATAAAAATAAATACAAATGCACAAGTTATAGATAAAGATGGAAATATTATAAAAGGTCTTTATGCTGCTGGAGAAGTAACTGGTGGAGTTCATGGTGCTAATAGACTTGGTGGAAATGCTATGGCAGATATAACTATATTTGGTAGAATTGCAGGATTAAACGCTGCGAAAGAAGTAAAATAA
- a CDS encoding NusG domain II-containing protein: MKKSDITIIILIVLTAIVFIAYQKLNSQKEGKLIAEIYVADELFGTYELTDEEQKILIDTIYGTNILIIHNKTIEMYESDCDNQLCVHMGAKSKNGEMIVCLPNKVFVEIKTK, translated from the coding sequence ATGAAAAAAAGTGATATTACTATAATAATATTAATAGTTTTAACAGCAATAGTATTTATAGCATATCAAAAATTAAATTCTCAAAAAGAAGGCAAACTTATTGCTGAAATATATGTTGCAGATGAATTATTTGGTACTTATGAGCTCACTGATGAAGAACAAAAAATCTTAATAGATACAATTTATGGTACGAATATTCTTATAATACATAATAAAACCATAGAAATGTATGAATCTGATTGTGATAACCAATTATGTGTACATATGGGAGCTAAAAGTAAAAATGGTGAGATGATTGTCTGCCTCCCAAATAAAGTCTTTGTTGAGATAAAAACAAAATAA
- a CDS encoding NAD(P)/FAD-dependent oxidoreductase, whose translation MSDVKKIVLLGAGYGGVLTAKKLAKKFKKRDDVTITLIDKNPYHTMLTELHEVAANRVPEDAVRISLEKIFAGRKVNIVLDYIQEIDFEGKKLVGDVNTYDYDYLVLGSGSKPAFFGCKGAQENAFTLWSFEDALRIKQHIMDNFTKAVSERDAKKRQKLLTFVTIGCGFTGVEMAGELGEWVKRLCQDFDIDRSEVKLYIMDLLPKLLPMLDDKLIKKTENRLNKLGVEILLNSNITEVKKDGVIINNERFIESETVIWAAGIEGSDIASKLDIEKIGRNRVQTDENLRAKGKENVFVVGDNIFFIPEGEERPVPQMVENAEHSSALVAKNIVATINGGELLKYKPKFHGMMVSIGGQYAVAQVGSAQKPMKFTGWIAMFIKHFINVIYFLQVAGFHKVWNYVIHEFFSVPDRRSFLGGYFAKRSPNFWLFPLRLFVGYKWLEEGIAKLPRVLENPSDIFLIPAKVAATSGASWADTATAASQVAEAATSGGAEAATSAWGAALPVPEWIQGIVDWSMNLIFYSSDGSFTFMATFFQTAMVFAEIVFGILLIAGLFTAISSLATVAMGIMIWSSGMAPFEMLWYIFGAIALVGGSGSTFGLDYYVLPWLKKKWKKVKWAKKWYLYT comes from the coding sequence ATGAGTGATGTAAAGAAAATTGTTTTACTTGGTGCAGGGTATGGCGGAGTTTTAACAGCCAAAAAACTGGCAAAAAAATTTAAAAAAAGAGACGATGTTACAATAACTCTCATAGATAAAAATCCGTATCATACAATGCTTACAGAACTTCATGAAGTTGCGGCAAATCGTGTACCAGAAGATGCGGTAAGGATAAGTCTTGAGAAGATTTTCGCTGGAAGAAAAGTTAATATTGTTTTAGATTATATTCAAGAAATTGATTTTGAAGGTAAAAAACTTGTAGGTGATGTGAACACTTATGATTATGATTATTTAGTTCTTGGTTCAGGATCTAAACCAGCTTTCTTTGGATGTAAAGGTGCTCAAGAAAATGCATTCACATTATGGTCATTTGAAGATGCTTTAAGAATAAAGCAACATATAATGGATAATTTTACGAAAGCAGTTTCAGAAAGAGATGCAAAGAAAAGACAAAAACTATTAACTTTTGTAACTATTGGTTGTGGATTTACAGGAGTTGAAATGGCTGGCGAACTTGGAGAATGGGTTAAAAGACTATGTCAAGATTTTGATATAGACAGAAGTGAAGTTAAACTTTATATAATGGATTTACTTCCTAAACTTTTACCTATGCTCGATGATAAACTCATCAAAAAAACAGAAAATCGCTTGAATAAATTAGGTGTTGAAATACTTTTAAATTCTAATATAACTGAAGTTAAAAAAGATGGTGTAATAATAAATAATGAAAGATTTATAGAATCTGAAACAGTTATATGGGCAGCAGGTATTGAAGGTAGTGATATAGCTTCAAAACTCGATATAGAAAAGATAGGAAGAAATCGTGTTCAAACAGATGAAAATTTGAGAGCAAAAGGAAAAGAAAATGTATTTGTTGTTGGAGATAATATCTTTTTTATACCAGAAGGAGAAGAAAGACCAGTACCTCAAATGGTTGAAAATGCAGAACACTCTTCAGCTCTTGTTGCAAAAAATATAGTTGCCACAATAAACGGTGGGGAATTACTTAAATATAAACCGAAATTTCATGGTATGATGGTTTCAATCGGTGGACAATATGCGGTTGCACAGGTTGGAAGTGCTCAAAAACCTATGAAATTCACTGGCTGGATTGCAATGTTTATAAAACATTTTATAAATGTAATTTATTTCTTACAAGTAGCAGGATTTCATAAAGTATGGAATTATGTTATACATGAATTTTTCTCAGTTCCAGATAGACGTAGCTTTCTTGGAGGATATTTTGCTAAAAGATCGCCTAATTTTTGGTTATTCCCATTAAGGTTATTTGTTGGATATAAATGGCTTGAAGAAGGGATAGCAAAATTACCAAGAGTTCTTGAAAATCCAAGCGATATATTCCTTATACCTGCAAAAGTTGCGGCTACTTCAGGTGCTTCATGGGCAGATACGGCTACAGCAGCTTCACAAGTAGCAGAAGCGGCTACTTCAGGTGGAGCAGAAGCAGCAACATCAGCATGGGGAGCAGCATTACCAGTTCCAGAATGGATTCAAGGTATAGTTGATTGGTCTATGAATTTGATATTTTATTCCTCAGATGGAAGTTTTACATTTATGGCAACATTTTTCCAGACCGCTATGGTTTTTGCAGAAATAGTCTTTGGGATATTACTTATTGCAGGATTATTTACAGCAATTTCTTCACTTGCGACAGTTGCAATGGGAATTATGATATGGTCATCTGGAATGGCTCCATTTGAAATGTTATGGTATATATTCGGTGCTATAGCGCTTGTTGGTGGATCAGGAAGTACTTTTGGCCTTGATTATTATGTGTTACCTTGGTTAAAGAAAAAATGGAAAAAAGTTAAATGGGCTAAAAAATGGTATTTGTATACCTGA